Proteins from one Mycobacterium sp. HUMS_12744610 genomic window:
- a CDS encoding phage holin family protein — translation MSRADRKNGVPSTLTTIPLTDPHAGPAEPSIGDLIKDASAQVSTLLRAEIELARAEITRDVKKGLTGSVFFIAALVVLFYSTFFFFFFLAELLDTWLWHWVAYLIVFAIMVVFGSLLALLGFLKVRRIRGPRETIESVRETRTALTPGHDKAGAERRGRHETPDSGAPSDTSGW, via the coding sequence GTGAGCAGAGCCGATCGCAAGAACGGTGTACCCAGCACGCTGACCACCATCCCGTTGACCGATCCGCACGCCGGACCCGCCGAGCCCTCGATCGGTGACCTGATCAAAGACGCGAGTGCCCAGGTCTCCACGCTGCTGCGCGCCGAGATCGAACTGGCCCGCGCCGAGATCACCCGCGACGTCAAGAAGGGCCTGACCGGCAGCGTGTTCTTCATCGCCGCGCTGGTGGTGCTGTTCTATTCCACGTTCTTTTTCTTCTTCTTCCTCGCCGAGTTGCTCGACACCTGGCTGTGGCACTGGGTGGCATACCTGATCGTGTTCGCGATCATGGTGGTGTTCGGGTCGCTACTCGCCCTGCTGGGCTTTTTGAAGGTGCGCCGGATCCGCGGGCCGCGCGAGACGATCGAATCGGTCCGCGAGACCCGCACCGCCCTCACCCCCGGCCACGACAAGGCGGGCGCCGAGCGGCGCGGCAGGCACGAGACGCCGGACAGCGGCGCACCCTCCGACACCTCGGGCTGGTAG
- the marP gene encoding acid resistance serine protease MarP, translating to MTPSQWLDIAVLAVAFIAAVSGWRSGALGSVLSFAGVLLGAIAGVLLAPHIVSHIAAPRAKLFTALFLILALVVVGEVAGVVLGRAVRGAIHSRVVRTVDSVIGVGVQLVVVLTAAWLLATPLTQSKDQPELAAAVRGSRVLAQVNDVAPPWLKTVPKRLSALLNTSGLPAVLEPFSRTPVIPVASPDPALATNPAVTADAPSVVKVRSLAPSCQKVLEGSGFVIAPDRVMTNAHVVAGSNSVQVYASGNPLDATVVSYNPAVDIAILAVPHLPPPPLAFAQTQAKTGANVVVLGYPGGGNFTATPARIREIIKLTGPDIYRDPTPVTRDVYTIRANVEQGNSGGPLIDLNGHVLGVVFGAAVDDPDTGFVLTADEVAGQLSRIGDTQGVSTGACVS from the coding sequence ATGACCCCCTCGCAGTGGCTGGACATCGCCGTCCTGGCGGTCGCCTTCATCGCGGCCGTTTCGGGATGGCGTTCCGGCGCACTGGGTTCCGTGCTGTCGTTCGCCGGGGTGCTGCTCGGTGCGATCGCCGGGGTGCTGCTGGCGCCCCACATCGTCAGCCACATCGCCGCCCCCCGCGCCAAGCTGTTCACCGCACTGTTCCTGATCCTGGCGCTCGTGGTCGTCGGCGAGGTGGCCGGTGTTGTGCTGGGTCGGGCCGTGCGCGGGGCCATCCACAGCCGCGTCGTCCGGACCGTCGACTCCGTCATCGGGGTGGGGGTCCAGCTCGTGGTCGTGCTGACCGCGGCCTGGCTGCTGGCCACGCCGCTGACCCAGTCGAAGGACCAGCCGGAGCTGGCCGCCGCGGTCCGGGGCTCCCGGGTGCTCGCGCAGGTCAACGACGTCGCCCCGCCCTGGCTGAAGACGGTGCCCAAGCGCCTGTCGGCGCTGCTGAACACCTCGGGACTGCCCGCGGTGCTCGAGCCTTTCAGCCGCACCCCGGTCATCCCGGTCGCGTCCCCGGATCCGGCCCTCGCCACCAACCCGGCGGTCACGGCCGACGCGCCGAGCGTCGTCAAGGTGCGCAGCCTGGCCCCCAGCTGCCAGAAGGTGCTCGAGGGCAGCGGCTTCGTCATCGCGCCCGACCGGGTGATGACCAACGCCCACGTGGTGGCCGGGTCCAACAGCGTCCAGGTCTACGCCAGCGGCAACCCGCTGGACGCCACCGTGGTGTCGTACAACCCCGCGGTCGACATCGCCATCCTCGCCGTCCCGCACCTGCCGCCGCCGCCCCTGGCCTTCGCCCAGACCCAGGCTAAGACCGGCGCCAACGTCGTGGTGCTCGGCTATCCTGGCGGCGGCAATTTCACCGCGACCCCGGCCAGGATCCGCGAGATCATCAAGCTCACCGGTCCCGACATCTACCGGGATCCCACACCGGTCACCCGCGACGTCTACACCATCAGAGCCAATGTGGAGCAAGGCAATTCGGGTGGGCCGCTGATCGATTTGAACGGCCATGTGCTCGGCGTGGTGTTCGGCGCCGCCGTCGACGACCCCGATACCGGGTTCGTGCTGACAGCCGACGAGGTCGCCGGGCAGCTGTCCCGGATCGGCGACACCCAGGGGGTGAGCACCGGGGCCTGCGTCAGCTGA
- a CDS encoding ABC transporter permease: MGEGGFWRDTWAGLRRRPKFVVAAALILLILAVAAFPGLFTGADPTYADPAQSLLPPSSAHWFGTDLQGHDIYARTVYGARASVTVGLGATLAVFVVGGALGALAGFYGGWLDAVVSRVADVFFGLPLLLAAIVLMQVLRQRTVWTVIAILALFGWPQVARIARSAVLEVRAADYVLAARALGMSNFQTLLRHALPNALGPVVAVATIALGLFIVTEATLSYLGIGLPASVVSWGGDINVAQTRLRSGSPILFYPAGALAVTVLAFMMMGDALRDALDPASRAVRP; encoded by the coding sequence ATGGGTGAGGGGGGCTTCTGGCGCGACACGTGGGCCGGGTTGCGCCGGCGTCCCAAGTTCGTCGTCGCCGCCGCGCTGATCCTGTTGATCCTGGCCGTCGCCGCGTTCCCGGGTCTGTTCACCGGAGCCGACCCGACCTACGCCGACCCCGCCCAGAGCCTGCTGCCCCCCTCGTCGGCCCACTGGTTTGGCACCGACCTGCAGGGCCACGACATCTACGCGCGCACCGTCTACGGGGCGCGGGCCTCGGTGACCGTGGGGCTCGGCGCCACCCTGGCGGTGTTCGTCGTCGGCGGCGCACTGGGCGCGCTGGCCGGGTTCTACGGCGGCTGGCTGGACGCGGTGGTCTCCCGCGTCGCCGACGTGTTCTTCGGGCTGCCGCTGCTGCTGGCCGCCATCGTGCTGATGCAGGTCCTGCGCCAGCGCACGGTGTGGACGGTGATCGCGATCCTGGCCCTGTTCGGCTGGCCGCAGGTCGCCCGGATCGCCCGCAGTGCGGTGCTGGAGGTCCGGGCCGCCGACTATGTCCTTGCCGCCAGGGCGTTGGGGATGAGCAACTTTCAGACACTGCTGCGGCACGCGCTGCCGAACGCCCTGGGGCCGGTGGTCGCGGTGGCCACGATCGCCCTGGGTCTGTTCATCGTCACCGAGGCCACGCTGTCCTACCTCGGGATCGGGCTGCCGGCGTCGGTGGTCTCCTGGGGCGGCGACATCAACGTCGCGCAGACCCGCCTGCGCTCGGGCTCGCCCATCTTGTTCTACCCGGCCGGCGCCCTGGCGGTCACGGTGCTGGCCTTCATGATGATGGGCGACGCGCTGCGCGACGCGCTGGATCCGGCGTCGCGGGCGGTGCGGCCGTGA
- a CDS encoding S1 family peptidase, with protein MQTVHRCFLAAMVAVLLALGLPTSPAAAGDKVPMGGGAGIVINGDTMCTLTTIGNDSAGELIGFTSAHCGGPGAKVASEANENRGPLGIMVAGNDNLDYAVIKFDPAKVTPVADYNGFPIDGIGEDPAFGQIACKQGRTTGNSCGVTWGPGQDPGTIVMQVCGRPGDSGAPVTVNNMLVGMIHGAFTDSLPTCIIKYIPLHTPAVVQSFSAIMADINAKHRPGAGFAPISAA; from the coding sequence TTGCAGACGGTGCACCGTTGCTTCCTGGCGGCGATGGTGGCCGTGTTATTGGCCCTCGGTTTGCCGACCTCGCCGGCGGCCGCCGGCGACAAGGTCCCCATGGGCGGCGGCGCGGGCATCGTCATCAACGGCGACACGATGTGCACGTTGACCACGATCGGCAACGATTCCGCCGGCGAGCTGATCGGGTTCACCTCGGCGCACTGCGGCGGTCCGGGCGCCAAGGTCGCCAGCGAGGCCAACGAGAACAGAGGCCCGCTGGGCATCATGGTCGCAGGCAACGACAACCTCGACTACGCGGTGATCAAGTTCGATCCCGCCAAGGTGACACCGGTGGCCGACTACAACGGCTTCCCGATCGACGGCATCGGCGAGGACCCGGCCTTCGGTCAGATCGCTTGCAAGCAGGGCCGCACGACGGGGAACTCCTGCGGCGTCACCTGGGGCCCCGGCCAGGACCCCGGCACCATCGTGATGCAGGTCTGTGGCCGGCCCGGCGACTCCGGCGCGCCGGTGACCGTCAACAACATGCTGGTCGGCATGATCCACGGGGCCTTCACCGACAGCCTGCCGACCTGCATCATCAAATACATTCCGCTGCACACCCCGGCGGTCGTGCAGTCGTTCAGCGCGATCATGGCCGACATCAACGCCAAACACCGTCCCGGCGCGGGGTTCGCGCCGATCTCGGCGGCCTGA
- a CDS encoding cutinase family protein, producing MSQWRIPQLLGAAALAACGLAGAPVPSVSAASCPAEQVVFARGTGEPPGIGPVGEAFVNQLRSRVGANALGVYAVKYPASDQWDTGIDGVRDAGAHVVSMAKNCPNTKMVLSGYSQGAAVMGFVTSPEVPAGVDPATVPRPLAPDIADHVSSVVLFGLPNERAMSFLGEPPVTIGPLYEPKTLELCIDNDPVCSDGLDFALHNPNSYEDGMVARGADYAASHL from the coding sequence ATGAGTCAATGGCGCATCCCCCAATTGCTGGGCGCCGCCGCCCTCGCAGCCTGCGGCTTGGCCGGCGCGCCCGTCCCGTCCGTATCCGCCGCCTCCTGCCCCGCCGAACAGGTGGTGTTTGCCCGGGGCACCGGTGAGCCGCCCGGCATCGGCCCCGTCGGCGAGGCGTTCGTCAACCAGCTGCGCTCCCGCGTCGGCGCGAACGCACTCGGCGTGTACGCGGTCAAATACCCCGCCAGCGACCAGTGGGACACCGGCATCGACGGTGTCAGGGACGCCGGCGCACACGTCGTCTCGATGGCCAAGAACTGCCCCAACACCAAGATGGTGCTGAGCGGGTACTCGCAGGGCGCGGCCGTGATGGGCTTCGTCACCTCGCCGGAGGTGCCCGCCGGCGTCGATCCCGCCACGGTGCCCAGGCCGCTCGCGCCCGACATCGCCGACCACGTGTCATCGGTCGTGCTGTTCGGGTTGCCGAACGAGAGGGCCATGAGCTTCCTGGGCGAGCCCCCGGTGACCATCGGCCCACTGTATGAGCCGAAGACGCTCGAGCTGTGCATCGACAACGACCCGGTCTGCTCCGACGGGCTCGACTTCGCCCTGCACAACCCGAATTCCTACGAGGACGGAATGGTGGCCAGGGGAGCCGACTACGCCGCGAGCCACCTCTGA
- a CDS encoding ABC transporter permease: protein MGWYVVRRIAAMVPVFLGATLLIYGMVFLLPGDPVAAIAGDRPLTPEVAAQLRARYHLDDPFLLQYLRYLGGVLHGDLGRSYSGLPVSDVLAHAFPVTLRLALIALSVEAVLGVGLGVAAGLRRGGVFDATVLVTGLILIAIPIFVLGFLAQFVFGIWLGVAPVTVGERSTFARLLLPGIVLGSVSFAYVLRLTRSAVAANAHTDYVRTATAKGLSRPRVVAVHILRNSLIPVVTFLGADLGALMGGAMVTEGIFNIHGVGGVLYQAVTRQEAPTVVSIVTVLVLVYLVTNLAVDLLYAALDPRIRYG from the coding sequence ATGGGCTGGTACGTCGTGCGCCGGATCGCCGCCATGGTGCCCGTCTTCCTCGGGGCCACGCTGCTGATCTACGGCATGGTGTTCCTGCTGCCCGGAGACCCGGTGGCTGCGATCGCCGGGGACCGGCCGCTGACACCGGAAGTGGCCGCGCAACTGCGGGCCCGCTACCACCTCGACGACCCGTTCCTGCTGCAGTACCTGCGCTACCTGGGCGGCGTGCTGCACGGCGACCTGGGCCGCTCCTACTCCGGCCTGCCGGTGAGCGACGTTCTGGCGCATGCCTTTCCGGTCACGTTGCGGCTGGCGCTGATCGCGCTTTCCGTCGAGGCCGTGCTGGGTGTCGGCCTGGGGGTGGCCGCCGGGCTGCGCCGGGGCGGGGTCTTCGATGCCACCGTGCTGGTCACCGGGCTGATCCTGATCGCGATCCCGATCTTCGTGCTGGGCTTCCTGGCCCAGTTCGTGTTCGGCATCTGGCTGGGGGTCGCACCGGTCACGGTGGGCGAGCGGTCGACGTTCGCGCGCCTGCTGCTGCCCGGGATCGTCCTGGGATCGGTGTCGTTCGCCTACGTGCTGCGCCTGACCCGGTCCGCGGTCGCGGCCAACGCCCACACCGACTACGTCCGCACCGCCACCGCCAAGGGGCTGTCGCGGCCCCGCGTCGTGGCGGTGCACATCCTGCGCAACTCGCTGATTCCGGTGGTGACGTTCCTGGGTGCGGACCTGGGGGCCCTGATGGGCGGGGCGATGGTGACCGAGGGCATCTTCAACATCCACGGCGTCGGCGGCGTGCTGTACCAGGCGGTCACCCGGCAGGAGGCGCCGACGGTGGTGTCGATCGTGACGGTGCTGGTGTTGGTCTACCTGGTCACGAACCTGGCGGTGGATCTGCTGTATGCCGCCCTGGACCCGCGGATCCGCTATGGGTGA
- a CDS encoding DUF4232 domain-containing protein — protein MPARHARPVRRPIRGFAAAFAGCAASTLLGAPAGAAPAEGTDEPPPCWSDQIAVTGTPAEGAVGHRALTLIFPLAGGADPCTLTGYPGVDTGTGGPLVHAEPTLRGYMGGLPPGVDVPPAVTLSLSSGGRAVVESLAVDEHGGPCPTYTELLVNPPDTTEVLMVPVSIYACLLQVHPLTPE, from the coding sequence GTGCCGGCACGCCACGCGCGGCCCGTCCGCCGCCCGATCCGCGGGTTTGCCGCGGCTTTTGCCGGTTGCGCGGCCAGCACCCTGCTGGGAGCCCCGGCCGGGGCCGCGCCGGCCGAGGGCACCGACGAGCCGCCGCCGTGCTGGTCGGACCAGATTGCGGTGACGGGGACCCCGGCCGAGGGCGCCGTGGGCCACCGGGCACTGACCCTGATCTTCCCCCTGGCCGGCGGGGCGGACCCGTGCACCCTGACCGGCTATCCCGGGGTGGACACCGGGACCGGCGGCCCGCTGGTCCATGCCGAACCCACCCTGCGCGGGTACATGGGCGGGCTGCCGCCCGGCGTCGACGTGCCGCCCGCGGTCACCCTGTCGCTGTCGAGTGGGGGCCGTGCCGTCGTGGAAAGCCTGGCCGTCGACGAGCACGGCGGCCCGTGCCCCACCTACACCGAGTTGCTCGTCAACCCGCCCGACACCACCGAGGTGCTGATGGTGCCGGTCAGCATCTACGCCTGCCTGCTGCAGGTGCACCCCCTGACCCCCGAGTGA
- a CDS encoding peptide ABC transporter substrate-binding protein: MRRMRARLVLVAAVVLALAPLGSLAGCGGGILSPDLVVVNGGEPPNPLVPTGTNDSNGGRIIDRLFAGLVSYDANGTPANEVAASIDTTDNINYRITLQPGWSFTDGSPVTAHSFVDAWNYGALGANAQLQQSFFSPIDGFDEVTGRAAGEKAGPTTMSGLHVVDDLEFTVRLKAPTIDFKLRLGHSSFYPLPAAAFRDMAAFGRHPIGDGPYQLADRPDGPAWEHNVRIDLQPNPGYHGNRKPHNKGLRFEFYSNLDTAYADLLSGNLDVLDTMPPSALPIYKRDLGERVAAGPAAINQTLDTPLRLPHFGGEEGRLRRLALSAAINRPQICRQIFAGTRSPARDFTAQSLPGFDPNLPGNDALDFDPDRARKLWSQADRISAWSGRYVIAYNADAGHREWVDAVANSIKNVLGIDAVGAPQPTFAGFRTQITNHTIGSAFRAGWQGDYPSMIEFLAPLFATGAGSNDVGYSDAKFDSALTTAEAAHDLRQADALANDAQRILLRDMPVVPLWDYIGVVGWSSRVSGVAVTWNGLPDYERIVKA, translated from the coding sequence ATGCGTCGGATGCGGGCACGGCTGGTGCTGGTCGCCGCCGTAGTGCTGGCGCTGGCGCCGCTGGGCTCGCTGGCAGGGTGTGGCGGCGGGATACTGAGCCCCGATCTGGTGGTGGTCAACGGCGGTGAGCCGCCCAACCCGCTCGTCCCGACCGGCACCAACGACAGCAACGGCGGCAGGATCATCGACCGGCTCTTCGCCGGGCTCGTGTCCTACGACGCCAACGGGACGCCGGCCAACGAGGTAGCCGCCTCGATCGACACCACCGACAACATCAACTACCGGATCACCCTGCAGCCGGGCTGGTCGTTCACCGACGGCTCCCCGGTGACGGCCCACTCCTTCGTCGACGCGTGGAACTACGGGGCGCTGGGCGCCAACGCCCAACTGCAGCAAAGCTTTTTCAGCCCGATCGACGGGTTCGACGAGGTCACCGGCCGGGCGGCCGGCGAGAAGGCGGGTCCGACCACCATGTCGGGGCTGCACGTGGTCGACGACCTGGAATTCACTGTCCGTTTGAAGGCGCCGACCATCGACTTCAAACTGCGGCTGGGCCACAGCTCGTTCTATCCGCTGCCGGCCGCGGCGTTCCGGGACATGGCCGCCTTCGGCCGCCACCCCATCGGCGACGGGCCCTACCAGCTCGCCGACCGCCCGGACGGCCCCGCCTGGGAGCACAACGTCCGAATCGACCTGCAGCCCAACCCCGGCTACCACGGAAACCGCAAGCCGCACAACAAGGGCCTGCGGTTCGAGTTCTACTCCAACCTCGACACCGCCTACGCCGATCTGCTGTCGGGCAACCTCGACGTCCTGGACACGATGCCGCCCAGCGCGCTGCCGATCTACAAGCGCGACCTGGGCGAGCGCGTCGCCGCCGGCCCGGCGGCGATCAACCAGACCCTCGACACCCCGCTGCGGCTGCCGCATTTCGGCGGCGAGGAGGGCCGGCTGCGGCGTCTGGCGTTGTCGGCCGCCATCAACCGGCCGCAGATCTGCCGGCAGATATTCGCCGGAACACGCAGCCCGGCAAGGGATTTCACTGCGCAGTCGCTACCCGGCTTCGACCCCAACCTGCCCGGCAACGACGCGCTGGACTTTGACCCCGACCGGGCTCGCAAGCTGTGGTCGCAAGCCGACCGGATCTCGGCGTGGAGCGGCCGCTACGTGATCGCCTACAACGCCGACGCCGGCCACCGCGAGTGGGTGGACGCCGTAGCCAACAGCATCAAGAACGTGCTGGGCATCGACGCCGTCGGGGCCCCGCAGCCGACGTTCGCCGGGTTCCGCACCCAGATCACCAACCACACCATCGGCAGCGCCTTCCGCGCCGGCTGGCAGGGCGACTACCCGTCGATGATCGAGTTCCTCGCCCCGCTGTTCGCCACCGGCGCCGGCTCCAACGACGTCGGCTACTCCGACGCGAAGTTCGACTCGGCGCTGACGACCGCCGAAGCGGCGCACGACCTGCGGCAGGCCGACGCGCTGGCCAACGACGCGCAGCGAATCCTCCTGCGCGACATGCCCGTCGTCCCGCTGTGGGACTACATCGGGGTGGTGGGATGGTCGTCGCGGGTCAGCGGAGTCGCGGTCACCTGGAACGGCCTGCCCGACTACGAGCGCATCGTCAAGGCTTGA
- a CDS encoding alpha/beta fold hydrolase translates to MAAPDPSMTRIDGPWRHLDVHANGIRFHVVEASPATPPTGQDAGTPATARPLVMLLHGFGSFWWSWRHQLRGLSGARVVAVDLRGYGGSDKPPRGYDGWTLAGDTAGLIRALGHSSATLVGHAEGGLACWATALLHSRLVRAIALISSPHPAALRRSALSRRDQGYALLPMLLRYQLPLWPERLLTRDDAAEIERLVASRSSAKWVASEDFSQTIRYLRTAIQIPAAAHCALEYQRWAVRSQLRSEGWRFMTSMSQQLGVPLLHLRGDADPYVLADPVDRTQRYAPHGRYLSVAGAGHFSHEELPDEINGQLTKFLGQVHWVS, encoded by the coding sequence GTGGCAGCGCCGGATCCGTCGATGACCCGCATCGACGGGCCATGGCGGCATCTGGACGTGCACGCCAACGGCATCCGATTCCACGTGGTCGAGGCATCGCCGGCCACCCCGCCGACAGGCCAGGACGCGGGCACCCCGGCCACGGCGCGGCCGTTGGTGATGCTGCTGCACGGATTCGGCTCGTTCTGGTGGTCGTGGCGCCATCAGCTGCGAGGACTGAGCGGCGCGCGGGTCGTGGCGGTCGACCTGCGCGGCTACGGCGGCAGCGACAAGCCGCCGCGCGGCTACGACGGCTGGACGCTCGCCGGTGACACCGCCGGACTGATCCGCGCGCTCGGGCACTCCTCGGCGACCCTCGTCGGCCACGCCGAGGGCGGGCTTGCGTGCTGGGCGACCGCGCTGCTGCATTCACGCCTGGTGCGCGCGATCGCGCTGATCAGCTCGCCGCACCCCGCCGCCTTGCGCCGGTCCGCCCTGAGCCGGCGGGATCAGGGGTATGCGCTGCTACCCATGCTGCTGCGCTACCAGCTGCCGCTGTGGCCGGAGCGCCTGCTAACCCGGGACGACGCGGCCGAGATCGAGCGCCTCGTAGCCAGCCGCAGCAGCGCGAAATGGGTGGCTTCCGAGGACTTCTCCCAAACCATCCGCTACCTGCGGACCGCGATCCAGATTCCGGCGGCCGCCCATTGCGCCCTGGAGTACCAGCGCTGGGCGGTGCGCAGCCAGCTGCGCAGTGAAGGCTGGCGGTTCATGACGTCGATGTCCCAACAGCTCGGGGTGCCGTTGCTACACCTGCGCGGTGACGCGGACCCCTACGTGCTGGCCGACCCGGTGGACCGGACGCAGCGGTACGCCCCGCACGGGCGTTACCTGTCGGTCGCCGGCGCGGGACACTTCAGCCACGAAGAGCTGCCCGACGAGATCAACGGGCAGCTGACGAAGTTCCTCGGCCAGGTGCACTGGGTCAGCTGA
- the acs gene encoding acetate--CoA ligase, with protein MTATGTEGPASYPPPPQFAEQANARAEMYRQAEADRLGFWAAQANRLSWAAPFTEVLDWSAAPFAKWFADGKLNVAYNCVDRHVEAGHGDRVAIHWEGEPGDSRSLTYADLHAEVCKAANALTGLGLVAGDRVAIYLPMIPEAVIAMLACARLGIMHSVVFAGFTANALRARIADAQAKLLITSDGQFRRGKPAPLKEAADEATAPGPDGPSPVQHVLVVRRTGIEVPWTEGRDLWWHDVVESAAAEHLPEPFDAEQPLFLLYTSGTTGKPKGIVHTTGGYLTQASYTHFYVFDIKPETDVFWCTADIGWVTGHTYGVYGPLSNGATEVLYEGTPETPTPHRHFEIIEKYGVTIYYTAPTLIRTFMKWGREIPDAHDLSSLRLLGSVGEPINPEAWRWYRKVIGADSIPIVDTWWQTETGAAMISPLPGVAAAKPGSAMTPLPGISAKIVDDHGNPLPPGGRQGEHATGYLVLDQPWPSMLRGIWGDPERYAETYWSRFAEHGWYFAGDSAWYDADGAIWVVGRIDDVMNVSGHRLSTAEIESALVGHSSVAEAAVVGMTDETTGQAICAFVVLCADVAVHDGVVDELRAEVAREISPIAKPREVHVVPELPKTRSGKIMRRLLRDVAENRELGDTSTLLDPGVFDAIQAEK; from the coding sequence GTGACCGCCACCGGTACCGAAGGCCCGGCGTCGTATCCGCCGCCACCGCAGTTCGCCGAGCAGGCCAACGCCCGCGCGGAGATGTACCGCCAGGCCGAGGCCGACCGGCTCGGCTTCTGGGCCGCGCAGGCCAATCGGCTGTCCTGGGCGGCGCCGTTCACCGAGGTGCTGGACTGGTCGGCGGCGCCGTTCGCCAAGTGGTTCGCCGACGGCAAGCTCAATGTGGCCTACAACTGCGTGGACCGTCACGTCGAGGCGGGCCACGGCGATCGGGTCGCCATCCACTGGGAGGGCGAACCCGGCGACAGCCGCAGCCTGACCTATGCCGATCTGCACGCCGAGGTGTGTAAGGCGGCCAACGCCCTGACTGGCCTGGGCCTGGTCGCCGGCGACCGCGTCGCGATCTACCTGCCGATGATCCCCGAAGCGGTGATCGCGATGCTGGCCTGCGCCCGGTTGGGCATCATGCATAGCGTCGTCTTCGCCGGTTTCACCGCAAACGCGTTGCGGGCCAGGATCGCCGACGCCCAGGCCAAGCTGCTGATCACCAGCGACGGGCAGTTTCGCCGCGGCAAACCGGCGCCACTCAAGGAAGCGGCCGACGAGGCCACCGCGCCCGGCCCGGACGGACCGAGCCCGGTGCAGCATGTTCTGGTGGTGCGTCGCACCGGGATCGAGGTGCCCTGGACCGAGGGACGCGACCTGTGGTGGCACGACGTCGTCGAATCCGCTGCCGCCGAACACCTCCCGGAGCCCTTCGATGCCGAGCAGCCGTTGTTTCTGCTCTACACCTCGGGCACCACGGGCAAGCCCAAGGGGATCGTGCACACGACCGGCGGCTATCTCACGCAGGCGTCCTACACCCACTTCTACGTCTTCGACATCAAGCCCGAAACCGATGTATTCTGGTGCACGGCCGACATCGGCTGGGTCACCGGGCACACCTACGGCGTCTACGGCCCACTGTCCAACGGGGCCACCGAGGTGCTCTACGAGGGAACCCCGGAAACACCCACCCCGCACCGTCATTTCGAGATCATCGAAAAGTACGGGGTGACAATCTATTACACCGCGCCGACGCTGATCCGCACGTTCATGAAGTGGGGGCGCGAGATCCCCGACGCGCACGACCTGTCCAGCCTGCGGTTGCTGGGGTCGGTCGGCGAGCCCATCAATCCCGAGGCGTGGCGCTGGTACCGCAAGGTGATCGGCGCGGACAGCATCCCGATCGTGGACACCTGGTGGCAGACCGAGACCGGCGCCGCGATGATCTCCCCACTGCCGGGAGTCGCTGCGGCCAAGCCGGGTTCGGCGATGACGCCGTTGCCGGGCATCTCGGCCAAGATCGTCGACGATCACGGCAACCCGCTACCGCCCGGCGGCAGGCAGGGCGAACACGCCACCGGGTACCTGGTCCTGGATCAGCCGTGGCCGTCGATGCTGCGCGGCATCTGGGGCGATCCCGAACGGTACGCCGAGACCTACTGGTCGCGGTTCGCCGAGCACGGCTGGTACTTCGCCGGCGACAGCGCCTGGTACGACGCCGACGGCGCGATCTGGGTGGTGGGCCGGATCGACGACGTAATGAACGTCTCCGGTCACCGCCTTTCGACCGCCGAGATCGAGTCGGCGCTGGTCGGCCACTCGTCGGTCGCGGAGGCGGCCGTGGTCGGGATGACCGACGAGACCACGGGACAGGCGATCTGCGCCTTCGTCGTCCTGTGCGCCGACGTAGCGGTCCACGACGGGGTCGTCGACGAGTTACGCGCCGAGGTGGCACGCGAGATCTCGCCGATCGCCAAGCCCCGGGAGGTGCACGTGGTCCCGGAGCTGCCCAAGACCCGCAGCGGCAAGATCATGCGCAGGCTGCTGCGCGACGTCGCCGAAAATCGCGAACTGGGCGACACCTCGACTCTGCTGGACCCCGGCGTGTTCGACGCGATCCAGGCCGAAAAGTAG